One window of Vidua chalybeata isolate OUT-0048 chromosome 14, bVidCha1 merged haplotype, whole genome shotgun sequence genomic DNA carries:
- the ATP7A gene encoding copper-transporting ATPase 1 isoform X3: MEAKSVAIGVEGMTCSSCVQSIEQHLGKMNGIHNIKVSLEDKNAIIIYDSKLQTPVTLQEAICDMGFDATLADSNPQPVLPDTIFLTLPAQAALTPRQICATLLSNKGIVDVKVSSDQRTAVVTFIPSITNGRHITQMVPGADLSISVPEVTPGTWEDSSWSHASSAVLRLKVDGMTCHSCTSTIEGKLGKLQGVQRIRVSLDNKEAVVVYQPPLITAEEIKQQIEAAGFTAAFKKQPRPLKLSGIDLERLRNAQPRSSEASQREDSSGTGTKTVVFRVEGMHCNSCVLNIQSTVSALPAVASVVVSLENKSAAISYNPSLISVEKLRKAVENVSPERFRVSLPEEHENLALFPTLASPVKSHPASKDPSQPLTQVVVINIEGMTCSSCVQSIEGVLSQKAGVKSVHVSLPNGTGTIEYDPLQTSPEDLRSSIEDMGFDASFPAKAELPVAKAQPCPEAQLDSHKPEPPSKVPPAHVGRQESKTISKCYVQVTGMTCASCVANIERNLRREDGIHSILVALMAGKAEVRYNPAVIHPAAIAELIRELGFGATVMENCGEGDGILELVVRGMTCASCVHKIESTLMKTNGVLYCSVALATNKAHIKYDPEAIGPRDVIQVIKDLGFTTSLVKKDRSASHLDHKQEIRQWKRSFVVSLVFCIPVMGLMIYMMVMDSQLSHAHAHHNMSSEEMEALHSSMVLEYQLLPGLSVMNFLSFLFCVPVQVFGGWHFYIQASRALRHNTANMDVLVVLATSIAFLYSFIILLVAMAERAKVNPVTFFDTPPMLFVFISLGRWLEHVAKGKTSEALARLISLQATEATIVTLGPDNVLLSEEQVDVELVQRGDIVKVVPGGKFPVDGRVIEGQSMVDESLITGEAMPVTKKPGNTVIAGSINQNGSLLISATHVGADTTLSQIVKLVEEAQTSKAPIQQFADKLSGYFVPFIVAVSVVTLFAWIIIGFVDFEIVEKYFLGYNKSISAAEVIIRFAFQASITVLCIACPCSLGLATPTAVMVGTGVGAQNGILIKGGEPLEMAHKVKVVVFDKTGTITHGTPEVMQVKFLVEGNLLPRHKMLAIVGTAESSSEHPLGAAITKYCKKELNSETLGTCTDFQVVPGCGISCKVTNIEALLYRKNRMVEENNVKNVTLVKIEENTDESVQPALIIDAELPTTVTSQKYSVLIGNREWMTRNGLMVRNEVDKAMMEHERRGRTAVLAAVDGVLCGLIAIADTVKPEAELAVYTLKSMGLEVVLMTGDNSKTARSIASQVGWCPVPGAGAGSSRNGWHHQSVCRGSPLAQSGQSEAAPGRREAGGHGWRWDQRFPSPGHGQRGNCHWHGHGCGHRGS; this comes from the exons ATGGAGGCAAAATCCGTGGCCATCGGCGTGGAGGGGAtgacctgcagctcctgtgtcCAGAGCATTGAGCAGCACCTTGGGAAGATGAATGGCATCCACAACATTAAA GTCTCTCTGGAGGACAAGAACGCCATCATCATCTACGACTCCAAGCTGCAAACCCCAGTGACTCTGCAGGAAGCCATCTGTGACATGGGATTTGATGCTACCCTGGCTGATTCAAACCCACAACCTGTTCTACCTGACACAATTTTCCTcaccctccctgctcaggcagccCTAACGCCCAGGCAGATCTGTGCCACGCTGCTGAGCAACAAAGGGATCGTGGATGTGAAAGTGTCCTCTGATCAAAGAACTGCAGTGGTGACTTTCATCCCTTCCATCACCAATGGCAGGCACATTACCCAGATGGTCCCAGGAGCAGATTTGAGCATCTCTGTGCCAGAGGTAACACCTGGAACGTGGGAAGATTCCAGCTGGTCCCACGCGAGCAGCGCTGTGCTGCGCCTGAAAGTCGATGGGATGACCTGTCACTCCTGCACCAGCACCATCGAGGGGAAGCTTGGCAAGCTGCAGGGAGTTCAGAGGATTAGAG TGTCCCTGGACAATAAGGAAGCTGTTGTTGTCTACCAGCCTCCTCTAatcacagcagaagaaataaaacagcaaattgAAGCCGCGGGTTTCACAGCAGCCTTCAAAAAGCAACCTAGACCCCTGAAGCTCAGTGGGATTGACCTGGAGAGGCTGAGAAATGCTCAACCCAGAAGCTCTGAGGCATCACAGAGAGAAGACTCCAGCGGGACTGGCACAAAGACAGTTGTGTTCAGAGTTGAGGGGATGCACTGCAATTCCTGTGTCCTCAACATCCAGAGCACCGTGTCAGCACTGCCGGCAGTGGCGAGCGTCGTGGTTTCTTTGGAGAACAAATCTGCTGCTATAAGCTACAACCCAAGCTTAATTAGCGTAGAGAAGCTGAGGAAAGCTGTGGAGAATGTGTCTCCAGAGAGGTTCAGGGTCAGCCTTCCTGAGGAGCATGAGAACCTGGCACTTTTCCCCACGCTGGCATCTCCAGTGAAATCTCATCCTGCTTCCAAGGATCCCAGCCAGCCCCTCACTCAGGTTGTTGTGATCAATATTGAGGGCATGACTTGCAGCTCCTGTGTGCAGTCCATCGAGGGAGTGCTGTCCCAGAAGGCAGGTGTGAAATCTGTTCATGTCTCTCTCCCAAATGGAACTGGAACTATAGAATATGACCCACTGCAAACAAGCCCCGAGGACTTGAGGTCCTCAATAGAGGATATGGGATTTGATGCATCTTTTCCAG CAAAGGCAGAGCTCCCTGTGGCcaaagctcagccctgccctgaagCACAGCTGGACTCTCACAAGCCTGAGCCACCCTCCAAAGTGCCACCAGCCCACgttggcaggcaggagagcaagaCCATCTCCAAGTGCTACGTGCAGGTCACGGGAATGACGTGTGCCTCGTGTGTGGCCAACATCGAGAGGAATCTGAGAAGGGAGGATG GAATCCACTCGATCCTTGTTGCCCTCATGGCAGGGAAGGCAGAAGTGAGGTACAACCCTGCTGTCATTCACCCTGCAGCTATTGCAGAGCTCATTCGGGAGCTGGGCTTCGGAGCCACCGTGATGGAAAACTGTGGGGAAGGAGATGGCATTCTGGAACTTGTT gtgAGAGGGATGACCTGTGCCTCCTGTGTGCACAAGATAGAATCCACCCTCATGAAGACCAATGGTGTCTTGTACTGCTCCGTAGCTCTTGCGACCAACAAAGCCCACATCAAATATGACCCTGAGGCCATTGGTCCTCGAGATGTCATACAAGTGATAAAG gattTAGGTTTTACTACTTCCTTAGTCAAAAAGGATAGATCTGCCAGTCATCTGGATCACAAACAGGAGATCAGGCA gTGGAAAAGGTCTTTTGTGGTGAGCCTGGTTTTCTGTATCCCTGTGATGGGGCTGATGATTTACATGATGGTGATGGACAGCCAGCTCTCGCATGCTCACGCACATCACAACATGAGCAGTGAGGAGATGGAGGCCCTCCACTCCTCCATGGTCCTGGAAtaccagctcctgccaggactGTCAGTCATGAATTTCCTGTCGTTTTTATTCTGTGTCCCTGTACAG GTGTTTGGGGGGTGGCACTTCTACATCCAGGCCTCCCGAGCACTGAGGCACAACACAGCCAACATGGACGTGCTCGTGGTGCTGGCAACATCCATTGCCTTCCTCTACTCCTTCATCATCCTCCTGGTGGCAATGGCTGAGAGGGCCAAAGTGAACCCTGTCACCTTCTTCGACACGCCCCCGATGCTGTTTGTGTTCATCTCGCTGGGCCGCTGGCTGGAGCACGTGGCAAAG GGTAAAACCTCAGAAGCACTGGCAAGACTAATTTCATTACAAGCTACTGAAGCTACTATTGTTACCTTGGGCCCTGATAACGTTCTTTTAAG TGAGGAGCAAGTGGATGTGGAGCTGGTTCAGCGAGGGGACATTGTCAAAGTGGTCCCAGGAGGCAAATTCCCAGTGGATGGCCGTGTCATTGAAGGACAGTCCATGGTGGACGAGTCTCTCATCACAG GTGAGGCCATGCCTGTGACCAAAAAGCCTGGCAATACAGTTATTGCAGGCTCCATCAATCAGAACGGGTCCCTTCTCATCTCGGCCACCCACGTGGGAGCTGACACCACTCTGTCCCAGATTGTGAAACTCGTGGAGGAGGCCCAGACCTCTAAG GCTCCCATCCAGCAATTTGCAGACAAACTTAGTGGCTACTTCGTTCCTTTTATTGTGGCTGTTTCTGTAGTTACCCTTTTTGCCTGGATTATAATTGGATTTGTGGATTTTGAAATAgtggaaaaatactttctg GGCTACAACAAGagcatttcagcagcagaggtgATCATCCGCTTCGCCTTCCAGGCCTCCATCACCGTGCTGTGCATcgcctgtccctgctccctgggccTGGCCACCCCCACCGCCGTCATGGTGGGCACCGGCGTGGGGGCCCAGAACGGCATCCTCATCAAGGGCGGGGAGCCCCTGGAGATGGCACACAAG gTGAAGGTGGTTGTGTTTGACAAAACAGGGACCATCACCCACGGCACTCCAGAGGTGATGCAGGTGAAGTTCCTGGTGGAGGGGAACCTCCTGCCTCGTCACAAAATGCTTGCGATTGTGGGGACAGCGGAGAGCAGCAGCGAGCACCCCCTGGGAGCAGCAATCACAAAGTACTGCAAAAAG GAGCTGAACTCGGAAACCCTTGGGACATGTACAGATTTTCAGGTAGTTCCAGGCTGTGGCATTAGTTGCAAAGTCACCAATATTGAAGCATTACTCTATAGGAAAAACAGAATGGTTGaagaaaacaatgttaaaaatgtGACACTTGTGAAAATTGAGGAGAATACAGACGAATCAGTGCAGCCTGCTTTGATCATTGATGCTGAACTACCAA ctACTGTGACCTCTCAGAAATACTCAGTTCTCATCGGGAACAGGGAATGGATGACCAGGAATGGCCTCATGGTGAGAAATGAGGTGGACAAAGCCATGATGGAACACGAGCGGAGAGGCCGCACGgctgtcctggcagctgtggaTG gaGTGCTCTGTGGCTTGATAGCTATTGCAGATACAGTGAAGCcagaggctgagctggcagTGTACACTTTGAAGAGCATGGGGTTAGAAGTTGTCCTCATGACTGGCGACAACAGCAAAACAGCCCGGTCCATCGCCTCCCAGGTGGGCTGGTGtcctgtgcctggggctggagctggttCCAGCAGGAATG GTTGGCATCACCAAAGTGTTTGCAGAGGTTCTCCCCTCGCACAAAGTGGCCAAAGTGAAGCAGCTCCAGGACGAAGGGAAGCGGGTGGCCATGGTTGGAGATGGGATCAACGattccccagccctggccatggCCAGCGTGGGAATTGCCATTGGCACGGGCACGGATGTGGCCATCGAGGCAGCTGA